TCCATATGCTTTTGGATGCTCTCTTCTGTCAAAGCTCCGGTGATGATATCTATCACTTGTCCCTCTTTATCAATCAAAAAGGTAACGGGTAAAATATCCACGCGATAAGCATTCTCCACTTCCCTGCCTTGATCAATCATGACTGGAAAGGTAAGATCATGCTTTGTGATGAAATTATCGACAGCATACTCGGATTCCCCGACGTTGACCGCCAATACTTCCACACCCTGGTCTTTATAGTTTTGATATTGATGTTCCATATACGGCATTTCATATTCACACGGCTTACAATATGTACCCCAAAAATTCAGGAAAACACCTTTTCCTTTGTAATCGGACAGTTTATGTTCTTTGCCTTTCATATCCGTCAATACGAAATTGGGCGCATCTGATCCTTTTCTAAGACTTTCATTCTTATCTTTAGTGAAGTTCGTATAAAGGGCAAACACTAAAGCTGCACCTAACAGCAACAGAATGATGGTTCTGCTTATTAAGCGTCGCTTCTTTTTTTCCATAGAAATCCTCCTAAGGCAACACTAAATTTAACCCTACCATTATACCACTTAACACCATGCCCATTTTTTTGCATTTTCGAAGGTTTTGTGACATTCATTACCGTATCATGAAAGAAAAGGGATTTACAGGTTGGTTTCCACCCCATCTTCACCGAAAAAGATGGGGTAGTGGCCTTCAATCTATCAAAACAAGTACAGTCTTGCTTACATCCTTCTTTGTTTAGGGTCGGTCGATGCCATGGTACGCATCAATTTGACCTCATGCGGAGTAAGCTCCCTGGAATCCCCTGCAGTTAAGCCATCCAAGGTCAAAAATCCGTATTGTTCCCGCTTCAATTTAATCACGGGATGTCCAATCGCTTCGAACATGCGGCGTACCTGTCTGTTCCTGCCCTCATGTATCGTGATTTCAACAATGGCCGTTTCCTTTTTTTTGTCGGTCGACAATACCCTTGTCTTGGCTGGGGCTGTCTTGCCATCTTCCAGCTTGATGCCTTTTTCCAGCTTTTTCAAACTCTCACGAAGAGGCATTCCTTTCACTTTTGCCACATACACTTTATCCACTTCATGCTTGGGATGCATTAATGTATTTGCAAATTCTCCGTCATTGGTCAATACCAACAAACCGGATGTATCGTAATCCAAGCGACCGACTGGATATATCCGTTCATTGATGTAAGGGAAATAATCCGTAACGACCTTTCTATTCTTATCATCCGAAACGGCCGAAATGACCCCGCGCGGTTTATAGAAGAGGAAATAAACCGGAGCTTCTTTTTCAAGCGGGACTTCATTGACCTCAACCTTATCATTAGGACCCACCTTCACACCCAATTCCTTCACTACTTTGCCATTCACCTTGACCTTACCTTCCAAAATCAACTCTTCTGCTTTACGGCGGGAAGCCAGTCCAGCATGCGCTATCACCTTTTGTAATCGTTCCATCTATCTTCACCTCATAGTCTAATCATTCGTTTGTTATTGTCTACAAATACACAATCATACAATTATTACATATAGAGAGACAAAAACAAAAGGTTTTTCGCGATAATGGGCTTTTCTTTTATTATTGCACCAATAATGAGACTAGTTAAATGGGTTGGTTTCCATAATGAGTGTAACATAGCTTTTTTTTCCATACAAAAAAATGTTCCTTCTTTTAGATAAAGTTTAAACAGACGAAAAACACGGGCCCCCACTACGGAACTTTTGTTGAAAAAAGACAAAAAAAAAGAAATGGGGCGCCCATTTCCTTGACTTTTAATTCATTCCGAAAACGAGTGTCACGACAATGACAGCTGCTATGATTCCGATCAAATCGGCCAAGAGTCCAACCTTCAGGGCATCCCCCATTTTTTTAATCCCGACAGCCCCAAAATAAACCGTCAATACATAGAAGGTGGTATCTGTGCTTCCTTGGATCGTGCCAGCTAGACGGCCAACAAATGAATCAGGTCCATAAACCGATATCAGGTCACTTGTCATGCCTAATGCAGCCGTTCCCGAGATGGGCCTGATTATCGCAAGGGGTAAAACCTCGGACGGAAAATGGAGAAGTGCAAGCAATGGATTTACCAATTGGACAAAGTAATCCAAAGCCCCTGATGCCCTAAACACCGAAATCGCTACTAACATCCCTACAAGGAAAGGGATGAGGGAAAAAGACATGTTAATTCCTTCTTTTCCCCCTTCGACGAAGGTTTCATAGGTCGGGACTCTTTTCATTGTACCGTACAGTAAGATGGAGAGAATCAAAAGCGGTATCATCCAAATCGAAATGGTGGTCATCCAATGCAACATATTATTCCCTCCCGTTCCTCTTTCTCCTATAATAAAAATATCGATCGATCGCAATGCCCCCGATGGCGGAAATGGCGGTGGCTATTATCGTCGGAAAAACGATGTCTGTTGGGGAATGGGCATCGTAATTCATGCGGATCGCAATGACAGTCGTAGGAATCAGCGTTACGCTTGAGGTATTGATTGCCAAAAAAGTGACCATCGAGCGGCTGACCGTCGCTTTTCCGCCATTTAATTTCTTTAGCTGCTCCATGGCTTTTATCCCAAGGGGAGTAGCGGCATTTCCAAGACCGAATGTATTAGCCATCATATTCGATAATATATACCCCATGGCAGGATGGTTGGGCGGGACTTCAGGAAATAACCATCGCATGAATGGCTTGAACAAGGTGGATAGCTTATCAAGCAATCCCGATTCCTCAGCAATCTTCATCAAGCCCAGCCAAAAAACAAGTATGCTCATCAAGCCCAGACATAGGGTGACAGCTTCCTTTGCACTGACAAAAAGAGCTTCATTCACCTGATCCATCGTTCCATTGATCATCCCGAATACAATCCCGATCACGAACATGCCACCCCAAATGTAATTAACCATTGCGTTCGAGTCCCAACACAGCTTCGAAGATCTCAGCCCAAGAAGATTGGAATGATTGCTGCTTGAAGCTCTCTTTTGATTCCCCATAAAATATCGACCGCGTCCCTATTTTCTTTCCATCGAGATAAATGGAGGCCTTGCCGACCACTTCCGGGATTTTCCGTTTATCTTCCCAGGCTTTCTTTG
This genomic stretch from Peribacillus muralis harbors:
- the resA gene encoding thiol-disulfide oxidoreductase ResA, with amino-acid sequence MEKKKRRLISRTIILLLLGAALVFALYTNFTKDKNESLRKGSDAPNFVLTDMKGKEHKLSDYKGKGVFLNFWGTYCKPCEYEMPYMEHQYQNYKDQGVEVLAVNVGESEYAVDNFITKHDLTFPVMIDQGREVENAYRVDILPVTFLIDKEGQVIDIITGALTEESIQKHMERIKP
- the rluB gene encoding 23S rRNA pseudouridine(2605) synthase RluB, coding for MERLQKVIAHAGLASRRKAEELILEGKVKVNGKVVKELGVKVGPNDKVEVNEVPLEKEAPVYFLFYKPRGVISAVSDDKNRKVVTDYFPYINERIYPVGRLDYDTSGLLVLTNDGEFANTLMHPKHEVDKVYVAKVKGMPLRESLKKLEKGIKLEDGKTAPAKTRVLSTDKKKETAIVEITIHEGRNRQVRRMFEAIGHPVIKLKREQYGFLTLDGLTAGDSRELTPHEVKLMRTMASTDPKQRRM
- a CDS encoding spore maturation protein — translated: MLHWMTTISIWMIPLLILSILLYGTMKRVPTYETFVEGGKEGINMSFSLIPFLVGMLVAISVFRASGALDYFVQLVNPLLALLHFPSEVLPLAIIRPISGTAALGMTSDLISVYGPDSFVGRLAGTIQGSTDTTFYVLTVYFGAVGIKKMGDALKVGLLADLIGIIAAVIVVTLVFGMN
- a CDS encoding nucleoside recognition domain-containing protein; the encoded protein is MVNYIWGGMFVIGIVFGMINGTMDQVNEALFVSAKEAVTLCLGLMSILVFWLGLMKIAEESGLLDKLSTLFKPFMRWLFPEVPPNHPAMGYILSNMMANTFGLGNAATPLGIKAMEQLKKLNGGKATVSRSMVTFLAINTSSVTLIPTTVIAIRMNYDAHSPTDIVFPTIIATAISAIGGIAIDRYFYYRRKRNGRE